The Verrucomicrobium spinosum DSM 4136 = JCM 18804 DNA segment GCTCATGGACCCCTGGTTTTGCCAGCCATGCGGGGGAAGGATAGGGCAGATGAGGCCTTTCGCAACCTCAGGCCGCTGAACCGGAAAACAGAGAAGGCACCGTCTGGAGAGACGGTGCCTTCAAGGAGGTGCAGATGCCGTAATAACTCGCCGGGGAACTAGGCGTTAACCGAGGTCCAAGCTGCGTTGTTCTGGGAAGAGTTGACCACCGCCTCGATGAACGCCATGCCACGCACGCCGTCTTCGATTTTCGGGTAGTCGAGCACCAAGGAATCCGGCGTGTTGCCTTCCAGCTCCGCGCGGATATGGGCGGCGAAGTTGCGGTAAATGTTGGCAAAGGCCTCAAGGTAACCTTCCGGGTGGGCGGGCGGTGTGCGGCCAGCGGCCAGGGCGGCTTTGCCGAGGTAGCCGTTGGCGGTGCGATAGACCTGCATCGGCTGGTCGATCCACTTCACCAGGAGTGTGTTCGGCTCGTTCTGGTGCCATTCCAGGCCGCCTTTTTCACCATACACGCGGATGTTGAGGTTGTTCTCTTCGCCCACGCTGATCTGGGAGGCGTGCAGCACGCCCTTGGCCCCGTTGTCGAAGCGGAGCAGCACGTTGCCATCGTCATCGAGGGCGCGGCCCTCCACGAAGCTGGTGATGTCTGCGGCGAGTTCCTTGATCTGCAGTCCGGTGATGTACTCGGCGAGGTTCTCGGCGTGGGTGCCAATGTCCCCGATACAGCCTGCCGCACCGGAGCGCTTGGGATCGGTGCGCCATTCGGCCTGTTTTTGGCCAGAGGCTTCAATGCGCGTGGCCAGCCACCCCTGCGGGTACTCGACCACCACCTTGCGAATCTTGCCAAGCTTCCCGTCGTGAACCATCTCGCGGGCCTGCTTCACCATGGGGTAGCCCGTGTAGTTGTGGGTCAGGCCGTAGAGGCGGCCGGACTTCTTGACGATGTCTGCCAGAGCCTTGGCCTCTGCCAGAGAGAGGGTGGCGGGCTTGTCGGAAAGCACGTGGAAGCCAGCTTCCAGCGCCGCCTTCGCCGGGGGGAAGTGCATGTGATTTGGCGTCACGATGGAGATGAAGTCCATGCGTTCGCCCTCTGGAAGGGCGGCCTCCTTCTGGATCATCTCCTCGAAGCTGCCGTAGCAGCGATCAGCGGGGAGAAAGAAGTCGCTGCCCGAATCTTTGGACTTTTGGGGGTCGGAGGAGAAAGCGCCGCAGACCAGCTCAATCTGGCCGTCGATGTTGGCTGCGATGCGGTGAACGCCGCCGATGAAGGCGCCGCGACCGCCACCGACCATGCCGTAACGAATTTTTCTGCTCATGGATGGGTAAATAGTGTGTGAGGTGAGAGAAGGAACAGGGAAGAGGGGCAAGGGATTAGGGTCAAGCAAAAAGGCGAGATCTCGCGGGGTTTGGGCGGCTTCTGCCAGAGGGGGCTACTTTTGCCTTTTCCCTGAAAGCTTATCCCTGTATTTGAAGCCATGCTCTCCCTCCGAGGCCTGACCAAGCGCTATGGCGTTCAAACAGCGGTGGATCATCTGTCGCTCGAAGTTCCGGCGGGTCAGATCGTCGGTCTTCTAGGGCCAAACGGGGCGGGAAAGACCACGAC contains these protein-coding regions:
- a CDS encoding Gfo/Idh/MocA family protein, which produces MSRKIRYGMVGGGRGAFIGGVHRIAANIDGQIELVCGAFSSDPQKSKDSGSDFFLPADRCYGSFEEMIQKEAALPEGERMDFISIVTPNHMHFPPAKAALEAGFHVLSDKPATLSLAEAKALADIVKKSGRLYGLTHNYTGYPMVKQAREMVHDGKLGKIRKVVVEYPQGWLATRIEASGQKQAEWRTDPKRSGAAGCIGDIGTHAENLAEYITGLQIKELAADITSFVEGRALDDDGNVLLRFDNGAKGVLHASQISVGEENNLNIRVYGEKGGLEWHQNEPNTLLVKWIDQPMQVYRTANGYLGKAALAAGRTPPAHPEGYLEAFANIYRNFAAHIRAELEGNTPDSLVLDYPKIEDGVRGMAFIEAVVNSSQNNAAWTSVNA